The nucleotide sequence TGCTCGACCTCGACCAGGCCGCCGCCCGCGTCCGCCTCGACGCGGCTCGCACGCGCTTCGACCGCCTCGAGGCCGAGCGCGCCGAGTTCCACGAGCGCGTGCGCCAGGCGTTCCTCGGTCTCGCCGACGCGGAGCCGGAGCGCTTCCTGGTCGTCGACGCCGCGCGCCCGCGCGAGGAGATCGCCGCGGACATCCGGACCAGGGCGCATGCGCTGATCGCGGCGGGAGCGTCGGCGTGAGCGACGCGACACCGGACCGGGCGGCTGCGGCGCCGGCCGACGGGTCGTCCGCGAGCCCCGACGGGAGGGCGATCTGGGACGAGCTCACCGGCCAGTCCGAGGCCGTCGCGCTCCTCGCCGCCGCGAGCAGCCCGCGCGCCACGGCGCGCGACGCCGCCGGCACCGCGCTCGCGCACTCGTGGCTCATCACCGGGCCCCCCGGATCCGGCCGCTCGAACCTCGCCTACGCCTTCGCGACCGCGCTGCTGAGCGACGGCACGCCGGAGGGAGACGCGGCGACCGCTCGCCAGGTCGCCGCCCGCAGCCACCCCGACCTCGGCGTGCTCGCGACCGAGCGGGTCATCATCGCGATCGACGAGGTGCGCGCGCTCGTCACGTCGTCGCAGTACTCGCCGTCGGTCGGGCGCTACCGCGTCATGGTCGTCGAGGACGCCGATCGGATGACCGAGCGCACGTCGAACCTGCTGCTGAAGGCGCTCGAGGAGCCGCCGGAGCGCACCATCTGGATCCTGTGCGCGCCCAGCGAGGCCGACCTGATCCCCACCATCCGCTCGCGCGTGCGCAGCGTGCGGCTGCGGATCCCGTCCGTCGAGGACGTGGCCGCGCTGATCCAGCGCCGTGACGGCGTCGACGCGGCCACGGCCACGCGCGCGGCCCGTGAGGCGCAGAGCCACATCGGCATGGCGCACCGGCTCGCCACCGACGCGGAGGCGCGCGAGCGCCGCAGCCGCACCCTGGAGCTCGCGCTCGGCATCCGCACGGTCGGCGACGCCGTCCGCGCCGCCGCCGCGATGCTCGAGCTCGCCGGTCAGGACGCCAAGGCCTTCACGGTGCAGCGCGACGCCGACGAGCGTGAGCGCGCGCTCCGGTCGCTCGGCGTGCAGGAGGGCGGATCCATCCCACCGCAGCTGCGATCGCAGATCCGGCAGCTCGAGGAGGACCAGAAGCGGCGGGCCACGCGGAGCCTCCGCGACGGCATCGACCGGATCCTCGTCGACCTCATGTCGCTGCACCGCGACGTGCTCCTGCACCAGCTGGGGGCGGACCTGCCCCAGGTGAACGCGGCCATCGCCCCGCGGATCGCGGAGGCCGCGGAGGCCGGATCCGCGGCGGCGTCGCTCGCGGTCCTCGACGCGGTCGGGGTCGCTCGCCGCCGGATCGACGGCAACGTCTCGCCGGCGCTCGCCCTGGAGGCGATGCTCGTCTCCATCACCCGCACCCGCACGGCGGGTCGCGCGTGACGCGCCGGAGTACGCCGGTGAGGGCCGGGCGTAGAGCGGGAGCGCTGGGCGCGGTCCTCCTCGCCGCGGCCGTCGCCCTGAGCGGCTGCGGTCTCATCCCCGTCCCCGAGCCGCGCAGCTCGACCTCGAGCCCCACGACGGAGGAGGTCGCGCCCGACCTGGCCCGCTACTACGAGCAGGCCCTCACGTGGTCCCCGTGCGAGGACGGCGCCCAGTGCGCGACCGCGACGGCTCCGCTCGACTGGTCGGCCCCGGATCCGGCCACCGACATCCAGCTCGCCCTCGTGCGCCACACCGCCCGCGGCGCCGACGGCCCGCGCGGCTCGCTCTTCGTCAACCCCGGTGGCCCGGGGGCGTCCGGCGTCGACTTCGTGAAGGCCAGCGTCGACTACGCGGTCTCGCGCGACCTGCAGGACGCGTACGACATCGTCGGCTGGGACCCCCGCGGCGTCGGGGCGTCGACCGCCGTCGACTGCGTCGACGACACCCAGCTCGACTCCTTCCTCTACGGCGAGACCGAGGCGCCGCCCGGCACCCCCGCGCACGACGAGGAGCTGGTGCAGGCGTCGAAGTCGTTCGCGGAGTCCTGCGCCGCCCGGTCCGGCCCGCTGCTGCAGTTCATCGACACCCAGAGCACCGTGCACGACCTGGACATGCTGCGCGCCCTGGTGGGGGACAGGCAGCTGAACTACCTCGGCTACTCGTACGGCACGAGCATCGGCGCGCAGTACGCGCAGGACTTCCCCGGGCACGTCGGACGCATGGTGCTCGACGGCGCGACGGATCCGTCCGCGAGCTCGTTCGACGTCGTGCTCGCGCAGACGACGGGATTCCGCACCTCGTTCGAGTCGTACATGGCGGCGTGCCTGGCGGGGCAGGGGTGCCCATTCCGCGGATCAGTCGACGAGGGCGAGCAGATGGTCGCGACCCTCCTCGATCGGCTCGACCAGAGCCCGCTGCGCGCCCGCGACGGGCGGGAGCTCGACGGGCAGGTCATGCGCAGCGCCATCGACTCCGCGCTCTACAGCGAGCAGCAGTGGCCGGCGCTCACGACGGCGTTCACCGAGGCGCTCCGCGGCGAGTCCGCCACCGCCTTCTCGCTCGCCGACTCCTACTTCGGCCGGAAGCCGGACGGCACCTACTCCGGCAACTTCTACGAGGCCTTCCTCGCGATCCAGTGCATCGACTACCCGGTGGAGCGGGATCCCGCGGTGCTCGTGACGGAGGCGGCGGAGCTCCGCGCCGCCGCCGGCGAGCTGGCGGATGACGACACCTCCCGCGACGGCGAGCCGGACCCGCTGTGCGGCAACTGGCCCTATCCCGCCCGGGACACCCCGGCGCCCGTGTCGGCGGAGGGCGCGGCGCCCATCGTCGTCGTCGGCACCACGGGCGATCCCGCGACGCCGTACACGTGGGCCGAGGCGCTCGCGGGCCAGCTCGCCTCGGGCGTGCTCCTCACCTACGAGGGGGAGGGGCACATCGCCTACGACGAACGGGATCCGTGCATCGTGTCCGCGGTGGACGGCTACCTGCTCGGCGGGGATCCGCCTGCCGCCGGCACGACCTGCGGCTGACGCCTCGAGGGCGGACCGCGGGCGGGCCTGGACGGGGTCGGCGCTGCCGGTGTGCGGGAGCGGCCTCCGGGATCCGGTATGCTCTCTACTCGTGCCCGGTACTCGCTGAGTCCGGGCCGGGCCGCCTTAGCTCAGTCGGTAGAGCATCTCACTCGTAATGAGAAGGTCGTCAGTTCGATTCTGACAGGCGGCTCCACCATCCCTCCCGCTCGTCGCGATCTCCCGCGAGAACCGCGGAGCCGCGTCGCACGTCCCTCACAGGGCGCTGTCCTGGCGCACGTCCCCGGAGCCCAGGCAGCCGGACCGGTCCTCGGGTGCGCCGTCTAACATGGCCCCATGCGATCCCCTGCCGACGGCCCCGACCGCGCGCGGGCCGACCGCACCGACCGGGATGCGCCCACGTCCCGGGGCCGCACGCGTGATCTGGCCCGCACGCGCGACCGCCGTCGCACCCGGTCCCTGACGGCCGCCGTCGCGGTCGTCGCCCTGCTCGCCGCCGGCGCCGTCGGCGCAGGTGCTCTGACCGGCCGCGCGGGGAGCGCCTCCGCGAGCGTCGCCGCCACCGCCGACCCGACGCCCACGCCGAGCCCCACCCCCACCCAGGCGCCGCCGCGTCCCGCGCCCGTCGACCAGGCCGCGCGCGACCTCCGCATGTGCTCCATCTCGTCCCTCGCACAGGATCCGCGCCTCGCCACCTTCGAGGGCCAGGTCCGCGACGTGGCGACCGGCCGCGTGCTGTTCGACCGGAACGGCAGCACCCCGGAGCGCACGGCGAGCGTCATGAAGGTCATCACCTCGGCCGCGGCCCTCGCGGCGCTGGGCCCCGACCGGCGCATCGCGACCACGGTGGTCCGCGGTGCCGAGCCCGGCACCGTCGTGCTCGTCGGCGGCGGGGATCCGACCCTGTCGCGCCTCACGTCCGGCAGCTCCGTCTATCCGGGGGCACCGCGCCTCAGCGACCTCGCGCAGCAGGTGCGCACGGCGTGGGCCGCGGATCCCGCGACGGCCGGCACGCCCATCACCCGCATCGTGCTCGACACCTCCCTCTTCTCCGGGGACACGTGGATCCCGTCGTGGGCCGCCTCCGAACGCAAGGCGGGGTACTCCAGCTTCATGACGCCGCTGCAGCTCGACGCCGACCGCGCGGATCCCGCCGCCGTCGTCTCCGCCCGGAGCGAGGATCCGCTGGCGCGCGTCGGCAGCACGTTCCGCTCCATGCTGGGCGGGTCGGCCGACGTCACGCAGGGCACGGCACCGGCCGGCGCCGCCGTGCTCGGCAAGGTCGAGTCGCAGCCGGTCTCCTCGCTCATCCAGACCGCGCTCATCAACTCCGACAACGTGCTCGCGGAGTCGCTCGCGCGGCTCGTGAGCATCCAGGTCGGCGCGGGGAACACGCAGCAGTCGCTGGCGACGGGGATCCCGAAGGCCCTGCAGGCGTACGGGCTCGACACCTCCACGCTCACCATCGTCGACGGCCAGGGCCTCAGCCCCGACGACCGCGTCCCCCCTTCGCTGCTCGCGCAGCTGATGATCCAGGTCGACCAGCGCCAGCAGGCGCTCGGGTACCTGCACGACGGGCTCCCCGTCGCGGGCCGCACCGGCACCCTGGCGGGTCGATTCACCGGAGACAGCGCCGTGGCCCGCGGGCACATCGTGGCCAAGACCGGCTGGATCGACACCGGCTACACGCTCGCCGGCATAGTCGACGCGGCCGACGGCACGAAGCTGACCTTCGCCTTCTATGCCATCGGGAACGTGACGGGCGACGCGAAGATCGCCCTGGACGCGCTGGCCGCGGGCACGTACCGCTGCGGGGCGGACCTGGGGGACGAGTGACGCGCGGCCCGGTCCCGGGCGGCGGATCCACGGCACCGGGCCCGGCCCGGGGAAGGAGCGGCGCATGAGTCGTGCTCTGTTCATCATCGACGTGCAGAACGACTTCACGGAGGGCGGCGCGCTCGGCGTCGACGGCGGCGGCGACGTCGCGCGGGGGATCACCCGGCTCCTCGCCGCGGAGCCGTACCGCTACGACCACGTCCTCGCGTCGCGCGACTGGCACGAGGCGACGGGCGACAACGGCGGGCACTTCGCCGCGGCGGGCGCCGTCCCCGACTTCTCGACCACGTGGCCCGCGCACTGCGTGCAGGGGACGCCGGGCGCGGAGTACCACCCCGACCTCGACGTCACCGCCGTCGACTTCCACCTCCGCAAGGGACAGGGCGCCCCCGCCTACTCGATCTTCGAGGGCACTACGGAGGAGGGCGTGCCGCTGGCGGACCTGCTGGCGCTGCACGAGATCACCGACATCGACGTCGTCGGCCTGGCCACCGACTACTGCGTGCTCGCCTCGGCGCTCGACGCGGTGCACCAGGGCAAGCGGGTGCGGATCCTCGCCGACCTCGTCGCTGGCGTGGCGCCTGCCACCAGCGCCGCCGCCCTCGACCGCCTCCGCGACGCCGGGGCCGAGATCGTCGAGGGCACGGCCGACTAGGCGGCCTTCTGCACCACGGCCTGCCGCACCACGGCCCGCGGCACAGAGGCCCGCGGCACCACGGGCACGAGCATCAGCACCACACCGCACGGAAGAAGCGAGGACAGCATGACCGCATCCACCGAGACCGACCTCCTGTCGGGCACGCCCACCACCCTGCTCATCGGGGGCGAGCAGGTCGACGCCGAGGGCGACGCGACGTTCGAGGTCCGGGATCCCGCGACCGACGCCGTCATCGCGCGGGTGGCGGACGCGAGCCCCGCGGACGGCGCGCGTGCCCTCGACGCGGCGGTGGCTGCGCAGGCGGCGTGGGCGGCGACCGCGCCGCGTGCCCGGGGGGAGATCCTCCGCCGCGCGTTCGACCTGCTCCAGGAGCGCAAGGACGAGTTCGCGCTCCTCATGACGCTCGAGATGGGCAAGCCGCTGGCCGAGTCGCTCGGCGAGGTGACGTACGGAGGCGAGTTCCTCCGCTGGTTCTCGGAGGAGGCCGTGCGCATCACGGGCCGCTACGGCACCAACCCCGAGGGCACTGGGCGCATGATCGTGTCGCAGCACCCGGTCGGACCGGTGCTGCTCATCACGCCCTGGAACTTCCCGCTCGCGATGGCGACCCGCAAGATCGCGCCGGCGCTCGCGGCGGGCTGCACCGTGGTCATCAAGCCGGCCGACCTCACGCCGCTCACCACGCTCCGCTTCGCCGAGCTGCTGGCGGAGGCGGGGCTGCCCGCTGGCGTCCTCAACGTGATCCCCACCACCCGCGCCGCCGACGTCACCGGGCCGCTCATCGCCGACCCGCGGCTGCGCAAGCTGAGCTTCACCGGA is from Clavibacter sp. A6099 and encodes:
- a CDS encoding alpha/beta hydrolase, translated to MRAGRRAGALGAVLLAAAVALSGCGLIPVPEPRSSTSSPTTEEVAPDLARYYEQALTWSPCEDGAQCATATAPLDWSAPDPATDIQLALVRHTARGADGPRGSLFVNPGGPGASGVDFVKASVDYAVSRDLQDAYDIVGWDPRGVGASTAVDCVDDTQLDSFLYGETEAPPGTPAHDEELVQASKSFAESCAARSGPLLQFIDTQSTVHDLDMLRALVGDRQLNYLGYSYGTSIGAQYAQDFPGHVGRMVLDGATDPSASSFDVVLAQTTGFRTSFESYMAACLAGQGCPFRGSVDEGEQMVATLLDRLDQSPLRARDGRELDGQVMRSAIDSALYSEQQWPALTTAFTEALRGESATAFSLADSYFGRKPDGTYSGNFYEAFLAIQCIDYPVERDPAVLVTEAAELRAAAGELADDDTSRDGEPDPLCGNWPYPARDTPAPVSAEGAAPIVVVGTTGDPATPYTWAEALAGQLASGVLLTYEGEGHIAYDERDPCIVSAVDGYLLGGDPPAAGTTCG
- a CDS encoding isochorismatase family protein, whose translation is MSRALFIIDVQNDFTEGGALGVDGGGDVARGITRLLAAEPYRYDHVLASRDWHEATGDNGGHFAAAGAVPDFSTTWPAHCVQGTPGAEYHPDLDVTAVDFHLRKGQGAPAYSIFEGTTEEGVPLADLLALHEITDIDVVGLATDYCVLASALDAVHQGKRVRILADLVAGVAPATSAAALDRLRDAGAEIVEGTAD
- the dacB gene encoding D-alanyl-D-alanine carboxypeptidase/D-alanyl-D-alanine endopeptidase, whose amino-acid sequence is MRSPADGPDRARADRTDRDAPTSRGRTRDLARTRDRRRTRSLTAAVAVVALLAAGAVGAGALTGRAGSASASVAATADPTPTPSPTPTQAPPRPAPVDQAARDLRMCSISSLAQDPRLATFEGQVRDVATGRVLFDRNGSTPERTASVMKVITSAAALAALGPDRRIATTVVRGAEPGTVVLVGGGDPTLSRLTSGSSVYPGAPRLSDLAQQVRTAWAADPATAGTPITRIVLDTSLFSGDTWIPSWAASERKAGYSSFMTPLQLDADRADPAAVVSARSEDPLARVGSTFRSMLGGSADVTQGTAPAGAAVLGKVESQPVSSLIQTALINSDNVLAESLARLVSIQVGAGNTQQSLATGIPKALQAYGLDTSTLTIVDGQGLSPDDRVPPSLLAQLMIQVDQRQQALGYLHDGLPVAGRTGTLAGRFTGDSAVARGHIVAKTGWIDTGYTLAGIVDAADGTKLTFAFYAIGNVTGDAKIALDALAAGTYRCGADLGDE
- a CDS encoding DNA polymerase III subunit delta', with protein sequence MSDATPDRAAAAPADGSSASPDGRAIWDELTGQSEAVALLAAASSPRATARDAAGTALAHSWLITGPPGSGRSNLAYAFATALLSDGTPEGDAATARQVAARSHPDLGVLATERVIIAIDEVRALVTSSQYSPSVGRYRVMVVEDADRMTERTSNLLLKALEEPPERTIWILCAPSEADLIPTIRSRVRSVRLRIPSVEDVAALIQRRDGVDAATATRAAREAQSHIGMAHRLATDAEARERRSRTLELALGIRTVGDAVRAAAAMLELAGQDAKAFTVQRDADERERALRSLGVQEGGSIPPQLRSQIRQLEEDQKRRATRSLRDGIDRILVDLMSLHRDVLLHQLGADLPQVNAAIAPRIAEAAEAGSAAASLAVLDAVGVARRRIDGNVSPALALEAMLVSITRTRTAGRA